One part of the Pannonibacter sp. XCT-53 genome encodes these proteins:
- a CDS encoding AzlC family ABC transporter permease — protein MPNLFRPLTRRDLSDVGLVGVAAAIVGLSFGAIATGGGFPVWVPVVMSLVVFAGASQFAAIGVILAGGSPFAAVLAGLILNARHLPFGFSVAGHLRGGLLERLVGAHVLTDESLAFALKDSDPDRSRALYWACALTLFLSWNAGTAVGAVMGETLGDAASLGLDAAFPAVLLALVLPALKDPRTRRAAGMGAAAGLALTPYLPAGVPVLVSLVGLVALLGRRQTQTQTQTQTQTQTQTQTQTKTKTLAPTTNQPPEQAE, from the coding sequence GTGCCAAACCTGTTCCGGCCGCTCACCCGCCGGGACCTGAGCGACGTGGGCCTCGTCGGCGTGGCTGCGGCCATCGTCGGCCTGTCCTTCGGGGCCATTGCCACGGGCGGCGGCTTTCCGGTCTGGGTGCCGGTCGTGATGTCGCTGGTCGTCTTCGCCGGCGCGTCACAGTTCGCTGCCATCGGCGTCATCCTGGCCGGCGGCAGTCCTTTCGCTGCGGTCCTGGCCGGCCTGATCCTCAATGCCCGTCACCTGCCCTTCGGCTTCAGCGTCGCCGGCCACCTGCGCGGCGGCCTGCTGGAACGACTGGTGGGCGCGCATGTGCTGACCGACGAATCCCTCGCCTTCGCGCTGAAGGACAGCGACCCGGACCGCAGCCGCGCGCTCTACTGGGCCTGCGCGCTGACGCTGTTCCTGTCCTGGAATGCCGGCACGGCCGTCGGCGCGGTGATGGGCGAGACGCTGGGCGATGCCGCAAGCCTTGGTCTCGACGCCGCCTTTCCCGCCGTGCTGCTGGCACTGGTGCTGCCGGCGCTGAAAGATCCGCGGACACGGCGTGCGGCCGGCATGGGCGCGGCCGCCGGTCTGGCGCTGACCCCTTACCTGCCGGCGGGTGTGCCGGTCCTGGTCTCGCTGGTGGGGCTTGTTGCCCTGCTCGGCCGACGCCAGACCCAGACCCAGACCCAGACCCAGACCCAGACCCAGACCCAGACCCAGACCCAGACGAAGACCAAGACACTGGCCCCCACCACGAACCAGCCCCCGGAGCAGGCCGAATGA
- a CDS encoding AzlD domain-containing protein — MSQTIMPLAAILTLAAGTYAFRVTGPLLRDRLTLSPALQTLFTTAAVVMLMSLVVSASMLDGDQFAGWARPLGVAVAAGLCLAKMPFPVIVIGAAVTTAGLRMLGIA; from the coding sequence ATGAGCCAGACCATCATGCCCCTGGCGGCGATCCTGACCCTTGCTGCAGGCACCTATGCGTTCCGCGTCACCGGCCCGCTGTTGCGCGACCGGCTGACCCTGTCGCCGGCCCTGCAGACGCTGTTCACCACGGCGGCGGTCGTCATGCTGATGTCGCTGGTCGTCAGCGCATCCATGCTGGACGGGGACCAGTTCGCCGGGTGGGCCCGACCGCTGGGGGTTGCCGTGGCGGCCGGGCTCTGTCTGGCGAAGATGCCGTTTCCCGTGATCGTCATCGGCGCGGCGGTGACCACGGCCGGCCTGCGGATGCTCGGCATCGCCTGA
- a CDS encoding undecaprenyl-diphosphate phosphatase, with translation MTSDTIVSAFILGIVEGLTEFIPVSSTGHLLLLGHFLGFESTGKSFEILIQLGAILAILSVYFGRLWKVFVALPHDRAARRFAASILLAFFPAVIIGMMAHDFIKTVLFETPVLICITLILGGFVLLIVDRLPLTPRYTNAMDYPLGLSLAIGFCQCLAMVPGVSRSGATIVGALLMGTDKRSAAEFSFFLALPTMAGAFTYDLYKNRDALSMDDATIIAIGFVTSFIAGAFVVKTLLDFVSRHGFAPFAWWRIIVGGIGLAALYAFG, from the coding sequence ATGACCAGCGACACGATTGTCAGCGCCTTCATCCTCGGGATCGTCGAGGGTTTGACCGAGTTCATCCCCGTGTCCTCCACTGGTCACCTGCTGCTGCTCGGGCACTTCCTGGGCTTTGAAAGCACGGGGAAATCCTTCGAGATCCTGATCCAGCTGGGCGCGATCCTGGCCATCCTGTCGGTCTATTTCGGCCGGCTGTGGAAGGTGTTCGTGGCCCTGCCGCATGACCGGGCGGCGCGGCGTTTCGCCGCCAGCATCCTGCTCGCCTTCTTTCCGGCGGTGATCATCGGGATGATGGCGCATGACTTCATCAAGACCGTCCTGTTCGAGACCCCGGTCCTGATCTGCATCACGCTGATCCTCGGCGGTTTCGTGCTGCTCATCGTCGACCGGCTGCCGCTGACGCCGCGCTACACCAACGCGATGGACTATCCGCTCGGCCTGAGCCTTGCCATCGGCTTCTGCCAGTGCCTGGCCATGGTGCCGGGGGTCTCGCGCTCCGGCGCCACCATCGTCGGCGCGCTGCTGATGGGCACCGACAAGCGCTCGGCAGCCGAGTTCTCCTTCTTCCTCGCCCTGCCGACCATGGCCGGTGCCTTCACCTATGACCTCTACAAGAACCGGGACGCGCTCTCGATGGACGATGCCACCATCATCGCCATCGGCTTCGTCACGTCGTTCATTGCCGGTGCCTTCGTCGTCAAGACGCTGCTCGACTTCGTCAGCCGCCATGGCTTCGCGCCCTTCGCCTGGTGGCGCATCATCGTCGGCGGCATCGGCCTCGCCGCGCTCTACGCCTTCGGCTGA
- a CDS encoding glutathione S-transferase family protein — protein sequence MLTLYHHPFSPSSRFVRLVLGEYGANFELKAVNPWERHREFLMLNPAGTVPVLIENDGPPICGPLPIMEYLDETRGYAMGDRRLMPDHPDRRAETRRLVDWALRKFDDEVVGHFVRERIYKQDMPRSVGGGEPDSAILRIARANIHHHMRYFGYLAASRKWLAGDRLSFADFALAAEFSCADYLGEVPWAEEENVKAWYARVKSRPSFRPLLAEKMLGMPPSLSYADLDF from the coding sequence ATGCTCACGCTCTATCATCATCCGTTCTCTCCGTCTTCCCGTTTCGTGCGTCTGGTGCTGGGCGAATACGGCGCCAACTTCGAGCTGAAAGCCGTCAACCCCTGGGAGCGGCACCGCGAATTCCTGATGCTCAATCCGGCCGGCACGGTGCCCGTGCTCATCGAGAACGATGGTCCGCCGATCTGCGGACCGCTGCCGATCATGGAGTATCTGGACGAGACCCGCGGCTATGCGATGGGCGACCGGCGGCTGATGCCCGACCACCCCGACCGGCGCGCGGAAACGCGGCGCCTCGTGGACTGGGCGCTGCGCAAGTTCGATGATGAGGTCGTGGGCCATTTCGTGCGCGAGCGCATCTACAAGCAGGACATGCCGCGCTCGGTCGGCGGCGGCGAGCCGGATTCGGCCATCCTGCGCATCGCGCGCGCCAACATTCACCACCACATGCGCTATTTCGGCTATCTTGCAGCCTCGCGCAAATGGCTGGCCGGCGACCGCCTGAGCTTTGCGGACTTCGCGCTGGCTGCCGAATTCTCCTGCGCCGACTATCTGGGCGAGGTTCCGTGGGCGGAAGAGGAAAACGTCAAGGCCTGGTACGCGCGGGTGAAGTCGCGCCCGAGCTTCCGCCCGCTGCTGGCGGAAAAGATGCTCGGCATGCCGCCCTCGCTCAGCTACGCGGATCTCGACTTCTGA
- the queG gene encoding tRNA epoxyqueuosine(34) reductase QueG, whose amino-acid sequence MSPAKLRAALEAKAHALGFSALAVTHPEAIPEAPQRLRQFLDAGHHASMGWMAETEERRADPRVLWPEVRSILLLSMNYGPDRDPLTHLTDPCSGGISVYARNRDYHDVIKGKLKELAGFLVSRTGADVKVFVDTAPVMEKPLAAAAGLGWQGKHTNLVSRELGSWFFLGSIFTTAELAPDAAERDHCGSCRACLAACPTDAFPEPYRLDAGRCISYLTIEHAGPIPTEFRVALGNRIYGCDDCLAACPWNKFAQVAREAKLAARPELVDPPLQALLALDDATFRQMFSGSPVKRIGRDRFLRNCLIAAGNSGSAALVPAVAVHLDDPMALVRGAAVWALGRLLPAGDLAALGAARAGGETDADVLAEWAAVLGQPQRQ is encoded by the coding sequence CTGTCGCCAGCGAAGCTCCGGGCCGCGCTGGAGGCCAAGGCGCACGCCCTCGGCTTCAGCGCGCTCGCCGTCACGCATCCGGAGGCGATCCCCGAGGCACCGCAGCGGCTGCGGCAGTTTCTCGATGCCGGGCATCATGCATCGATGGGATGGATGGCGGAGACCGAGGAGCGGCGTGCCGATCCGCGCGTCCTCTGGCCGGAGGTGCGCTCGATCCTGCTGCTCAGCATGAACTACGGGCCCGACCGCGATCCCCTCACGCACCTGACCGACCCTTGCAGCGGCGGCATATCCGTCTATGCGCGCAATCGCGACTACCACGACGTCATCAAGGGCAAGCTGAAGGAACTGGCCGGCTTTCTGGTGTCGCGGACGGGCGCGGACGTGAAGGTCTTCGTCGACACGGCGCCGGTGATGGAAAAGCCCCTTGCTGCCGCCGCCGGGCTCGGCTGGCAGGGCAAGCACACCAATCTCGTGTCCCGGGAGCTGGGATCCTGGTTCTTCCTCGGCTCGATCTTCACCACGGCGGAGCTGGCGCCCGACGCGGCCGAACGGGACCATTGCGGCTCCTGCCGCGCCTGCCTTGCCGCCTGCCCCACAGATGCCTTCCCGGAACCCTACCGGCTCGATGCAGGGCGCTGCATCTCCTACCTCACCATCGAGCATGCCGGCCCGATCCCGACAGAATTCCGCGTTGCCTTGGGCAACCGGATCTATGGCTGTGACGACTGCCTTGCGGCCTGCCCCTGGAACAAGTTCGCGCAGGTGGCGCGGGAGGCGAAGCTTGCGGCCCGGCCGGAGCTGGTCGACCCGCCGCTGCAGGCCCTGCTGGCGCTGGACGATGCCACCTTCCGTCAGATGTTCTCCGGCTCGCCGGTCAAGCGGATCGGTCGCGACCGGTTCCTGCGCAACTGTCTGATTGCGGCCGGCAACAGTGGCAGCGCCGCCCTGGTCCCTGCGGTCGCCGTGCATCTGGACGACCCGATGGCACTCGTGCGGGGCGCTGCGGTCTGGGCGCTCGGCCGGCTGCTGCCGGCTGGGGATCTCGCGGCGCTCGGGGCCGCCCGCGCCGGCGGCGAGACCGACGCGGATGTCCTCGCCGAATGGGCCGCAGTGCTGGGTCAGCCCCAGCGCCAGTAG
- a CDS encoding acyl-CoA dehydrogenase family protein: protein MDFTASDRISALLPRLRQFVAEEILPLEADPASYDGHENIRLDLRDAVRARARAAGLYAPQMPEARGGLGLTMAEQAAFYEETNRSIFGPSCFNCAAPDDGNMRCLEMTATEDQKRRWLQPIIDGTVNSSFAMTEPHPGGGSDPGMIRTRAERHGSRWRIHGHKWFISGAAVARHFILIARTDPDMGETRRHLTAFLFHADQPGWRIVRRIGNLGPDEHGGVCELEFDGLEIDDGDRLMQVGDGLRLTQIRLGPARLTHCMRWLGLAKRSMEIAKAYVETREGFGLRLSERESVRIKLGEVAHDIQIGRLLTMHAAWKLDQGDLARKEVSSAKIHVADTLHKAVDTAIQLCGARGYSTDTVLEWIYRYARAARLVDGASEVHKMVLARFYEKEGSDYWRWG from the coding sequence ATGGACTTTACCGCTTCCGACCGGATTTCCGCCCTGCTGCCCCGCCTGCGGCAATTCGTGGCCGAGGAAATCCTGCCGCTCGAGGCCGATCCGGCCAGCTATGACGGCCACGAGAACATCCGACTTGACCTGCGCGATGCGGTCCGGGCCCGGGCGCGGGCTGCCGGGCTCTACGCGCCGCAGATGCCGGAGGCGCGTGGCGGGCTCGGGCTGACCATGGCCGAACAGGCGGCGTTCTACGAGGAGACCAACCGCTCCATCTTCGGCCCGAGCTGCTTCAATTGCGCGGCCCCGGACGATGGCAACATGCGCTGCCTCGAGATGACGGCAACCGAGGACCAGAAGCGCCGCTGGCTGCAGCCCATCATCGACGGCACGGTGAATTCCTCCTTCGCCATGACCGAGCCGCATCCGGGGGGCGGATCCGACCCGGGAATGATCCGCACCCGCGCCGAGCGGCACGGCAGCCGCTGGCGCATCCATGGCCACAAGTGGTTCATTTCCGGCGCGGCCGTTGCACGGCATTTCATCCTGATCGCCCGCACCGATCCGGACATGGGCGAAACGCGCCGCCACCTCACGGCCTTCCTGTTTCATGCCGACCAGCCAGGCTGGCGGATCGTGCGGCGGATCGGCAATCTGGGGCCGGACGAGCATGGTGGCGTCTGCGAGCTGGAATTCGACGGGCTGGAGATCGACGATGGCGACCGTCTCATGCAGGTGGGGGACGGCCTGCGGCTCACCCAGATCCGCCTCGGCCCGGCGCGCCTCACCCACTGCATGCGCTGGCTCGGACTGGCCAAGCGGTCGATGGAGATCGCCAAGGCCTATGTCGAGACCCGCGAGGGGTTCGGCCTTCGGCTGTCCGAGCGCGAAAGCGTGCGCATCAAGCTTGGCGAGGTCGCCCACGACATCCAGATCGGACGCCTTCTGACGATGCATGCCGCCTGGAAGCTCGATCAGGGCGATCTGGCCCGCAAGGAAGTGTCCTCGGCCAAGATCCATGTGGCAGATACCCTGCACAAGGCAGTCGACACCGCGATCCAGCTGTGCGGTGCGCGGGGGTACTCCACCGACACGGTGCTGGAATGGATCTATCGCTACGCCCGGGCGGCCCGGCTCGTGGATGGTGCCTCCGAGGTGCACAAGATGGTGCTGGCCCGCTTCTACGAGAAGGAAGGGAGCGACTACTGGCGCTGGGGCTGA
- a CDS encoding SDR family NAD(P)-dependent oxidoreductase yields MDLGAMMRGRRVLVTGASSGLGAHFARLSARHGAAVAVVARRLDRLHDLAGELRALGATAVAVRALDMADADALDPLVAELHEELGGLDVLVNNAGTADEAPALEVSAAAFDAVMDVNLRGAFLMATACARAWTAAGEPGAIINIASVLGIGVTQGVAPYVISKAGVVQMTRVLALEFARHRIRVNALAPGYFETEINAGLFETDAGRKLLARVPLRRVGDHADLDGPFLLLATEASRFMTGAIVPVDGGHLVASL; encoded by the coding sequence ATGGATCTGGGAGCGATGATGCGCGGCCGGCGCGTGCTGGTGACCGGCGCCTCCAGTGGCCTCGGCGCGCATTTTGCCCGCCTGTCGGCCCGCCATGGCGCCGCCGTGGCCGTGGTGGCCCGGCGGCTGGACCGACTGCACGATCTGGCAGGCGAGCTGCGCGCCCTCGGCGCGACAGCCGTTGCGGTCCGCGCCCTCGACATGGCGGATGCCGATGCGCTCGATCCGCTCGTTGCCGAGCTCCACGAAGAGCTTGGCGGCCTCGACGTGCTCGTCAACAATGCCGGCACGGCGGACGAGGCCCCGGCGCTGGAGGTCTCGGCTGCCGCCTTCGATGCGGTGATGGACGTCAACCTCCGCGGGGCCTTCCTGATGGCAACCGCCTGCGCCCGCGCCTGGACGGCAGCCGGCGAGCCGGGTGCCATCATCAACATCGCCTCGGTCCTCGGCATCGGTGTGACCCAGGGCGTGGCCCCCTATGTCATCTCCAAGGCCGGCGTGGTGCAGATGACCCGCGTTCTGGCGCTGGAGTTTGCCCGCCACCGGATCCGCGTCAATGCGCTCGCGCCGGGCTATTTCGAGACCGAGATCAATGCAGGCCTGTTCGAGACGGACGCCGGACGCAAGCTTCTGGCACGGGTGCCGCTGCGCCGTGTCGGCGACCATGCCGATCTCGACGGACCCTTCCTTCTGCTCGCCACCGAGGCCTCCCGCTTCATGACCGGGGCGATTGTCCCGGTCGACGGCGGGCACCTCGTTGCCTCCCTCTGA
- a CDS encoding RNA pyrophosphohydrolase, which produces MQGPLYDPARPKAIEGLPYRPCVGIMLINAEGLVWTGRRHDGHGKVDPGYAWQMPQGGIDAGEDPLEAARRELYEETSVASVSLLAEAPDWFLYDYPADVIATARRGKFRGQAQKWFAFRFEGDDSEINILTPPEGHSQEFSDWRWEDASRLPGLIVPFKRRVYEEVVATFAHLTR; this is translated from the coding sequence GTGCAAGGTCCGCTCTACGATCCCGCCCGCCCCAAGGCCATCGAGGGCCTGCCCTATCGCCCCTGCGTCGGCATCATGCTGATCAATGCCGAGGGGCTGGTCTGGACCGGTCGCCGCCATGACGGCCATGGCAAGGTGGACCCGGGGTACGCCTGGCAGATGCCCCAGGGCGGCATTGACGCCGGCGAGGACCCGCTCGAGGCCGCGCGGCGCGAACTGTACGAGGAGACCTCGGTGGCGAGCGTCTCGCTGCTGGCCGAGGCGCCCGACTGGTTTCTCTACGACTATCCCGCCGATGTCATCGCCACGGCCCGTCGCGGCAAGTTTCGCGGGCAGGCCCAGAAATGGTTCGCCTTCCGCTTCGAGGGCGATGACAGCGAGATCAACATCCTCACGCCGCCCGAGGGGCATTCGCAGGAGTTCAGCGACTGGCGCTGGGAAGACGCCAGCCGCCTGCCCGGCCTGATCGTGCCCTTCAAGCGGCGTGTCTATGAGGAAGTCGTTGCCACCTTCGCCCATCTGACGCGTTGA
- a CDS encoding divergent polysaccharide deacetylase family protein — protein sequence MAGNDLTAPLGMGKRTIFRMPFGLIGLGIMTVIVTTGLVWIGVVEDPLGGEPTAVVPLERTVEGLSSRDIAVVEINPDIAGDSKPDSPEKRLPTLGPRFEEPPVGSEPNLASRRELTSLPDDRVVERVDHGLIPKVGIDGIRPLDLYAKQIAAEPASAPKIAIIIGGIGLSEAGSRNALENLPADVTFAIAPYGDRLDRWMRQARAAGHEILLQLPLEPFDFPDNDPGPHTLLVSLRGPEFLDRLYWLMSRFTNYVGVINTQGARFTATEPSMQYLLEEITKRGLMYVDDGSSSRSIAPTVANAAQTPFSRVDVVLDAVPKADEINARLLQLEALARSRGMAVAAGSALPVTIKALEDWSRDLEQRGLMLVPISATVDRPTEG from the coding sequence ATGGCCGGAAATGACCTGACAGCCCCACTTGGCATGGGCAAGCGGACCATCTTCCGCATGCCCTTCGGACTTATCGGGCTGGGCATCATGACCGTCATCGTCACCACGGGCCTGGTCTGGATCGGCGTGGTCGAGGATCCACTGGGCGGCGAGCCAACGGCCGTCGTCCCGCTGGAACGGACCGTCGAGGGCCTTTCCTCCCGCGACATCGCGGTGGTCGAGATCAACCCGGACATTGCCGGCGACTCCAAGCCGGACTCGCCCGAGAAGAGGCTGCCCACGCTCGGCCCCCGCTTCGAGGAGCCGCCTGTCGGCAGCGAACCCAATCTCGCCTCCCGCCGCGAACTGACCTCCCTGCCCGACGACCGCGTCGTCGAACGCGTCGATCATGGACTGATCCCGAAGGTCGGCATCGACGGCATCCGTCCGCTCGACCTCTATGCCAAGCAGATTGCCGCAGAACCGGCCTCCGCGCCCAAGATCGCCATCATCATCGGCGGCATCGGCCTGTCCGAGGCCGGATCCCGCAATGCGCTGGAGAACCTGCCCGCCGATGTGACCTTCGCCATCGCGCCCTATGGCGACCGGCTGGACCGCTGGATGCGTCAGGCGCGGGCCGCCGGACACGAGATCCTGCTGCAACTGCCGCTCGAGCCCTTCGACTTTCCCGACAACGATCCCGGGCCGCATACGCTGCTGGTCAGCCTGCGCGGCCCGGAGTTCCTTGACCGGCTCTACTGGCTGATGAGCCGCTTCACCAACTATGTCGGCGTGATCAACACCCAGGGGGCGCGGTTCACCGCGACGGAGCCCTCGATGCAGTATCTGCTGGAGGAGATCACCAAGCGCGGCCTGATGTATGTCGACGACGGCAGCTCGTCCCGGTCGATCGCCCCGACCGTGGCCAACGCGGCCCAGACGCCCTTCAGCCGGGTCGATGTCGTGCTGGATGCGGTCCCGAAGGCGGACGAGATCAACGCACGCCTGCTGCAGCTGGAGGCGCTTGCCCGGTCGCGCGGCATGGCCGTTGCCGCCGGATCGGCCCTGCCGGTGACGATCAAGGCCCTGGAAGACTGGTCACGCGATCTCGAGCAGCGTGGCCTCATGCTGGTGCCGATCAGCGCCACGGTGGACCGTCCGACCGAGGGCTGA
- a CDS encoding S41 family peptidase: MIRKATLLCTGILVGAIAASTVANLPQSLSGTANAAASDTYRQLNLFGDVFERVRSDYVEVPDDAQLIESAINGMLTSLDPHSSYMSPKTFRDMQVQTRGEFGGLGIEVTMEEGLVKVVSPIDDTPAFKAGVLAGDYITHIDGEQVQGLTLNEAVEKMRGPVNTDIEVTIRREGRTDPLVLKITRDVIKIRSVRWREEGDVGYVRVTQFNEQTFDGLQKGIEEITSKIPADKLKGFVIDLRNNPGGLLDQAIAVSDAFLERGEIVSTRGRNAEETQRYNARSGDLTKGKPVIILVNGGSASASEIVAGALQDHRRATVLGTRSFGKGSVQTIIPLGANGAIRLTTARYYTPSGTSIQAKGITPDIEVLQDLPEDMQGRAETKGEAGLRGHLSSENTEGKEESGSQAYVPADPKEDKQLNLALDLLRGVQANSAFPPSAGKAASVPN, translated from the coding sequence ATGATTCGGAAAGCTACCCTGCTGTGCACCGGTATCCTGGTCGGCGCCATCGCAGCATCGACGGTCGCCAACCTGCCTCAGTCGCTGAGCGGGACGGCCAACGCGGCTGCCTCTGACACCTACCGCCAGCTCAACCTGTTCGGCGACGTGTTCGAGCGCGTGCGCTCCGACTATGTCGAGGTGCCGGATGACGCCCAGCTCATCGAGTCGGCGATCAACGGCATGCTCACCTCGCTCGACCCCCATTCCAGCTACATGTCGCCGAAGACCTTCCGCGACATGCAGGTGCAGACGCGCGGCGAGTTCGGTGGCCTCGGCATCGAGGTCACCATGGAAGAGGGCCTGGTCAAGGTCGTCTCGCCGATCGACGACACGCCGGCCTTCAAGGCGGGCGTACTGGCCGGCGACTACATCACCCACATCGACGGCGAGCAGGTCCAGGGCCTGACGCTGAACGAGGCGGTCGAGAAGATGCGCGGCCCGGTCAACACCGACATCGAGGTGACCATCCGCCGCGAGGGTCGCACCGACCCGCTCGTGCTCAAGATCACCCGTGACGTGATCAAGATCCGCTCGGTTCGCTGGCGCGAGGAAGGCGACGTCGGCTACGTCCGCGTCACTCAGTTCAACGAGCAGACCTTTGACGGGCTGCAGAAGGGCATCGAGGAGATCACCTCCAAGATCCCGGCCGACAAGCTCAAGGGCTTCGTGATCGACCTGCGCAACAATCCCGGCGGTCTGCTGGACCAGGCGATTGCCGTGTCCGATGCCTTCCTGGAGCGCGGCGAGATCGTCTCCACCCGCGGCCGCAATGCCGAGGAAACCCAGCGGTACAATGCCCGCTCCGGCGACCTGACCAAGGGCAAGCCGGTGATCATCCTCGTCAACGGCGGTTCGGCCTCGGCCTCCGAGATTGTCGCCGGTGCGCTGCAGGATCATCGCCGCGCGACGGTGCTGGGCACGCGGTCCTTCGGCAAGGGCTCGGTCCAGACCATCATTCCGCTGGGCGCGAACGGGGCGATCCGCCTGACCACGGCGCGCTACTACACGCCGTCGGGCACGTCGATCCAGGCCAAGGGCATCACCCCGGACATCGAGGTGCTGCAGGACCTGCCGGAAGACATGCAGGGCCGCGCCGAGACCAAGGGCGAGGCCGGCCTGCGCGGCCACCTGTCCTCCGAGAACACCGAGGGCAAGGAAGAGTCCGGCAGCCAGGCTTACGTGCCGGCCGACCCGAAGGAAGACAAGCAGCTCAACCTGGCGCTTGATCTCCTGCGCGGCGTGCAGGCCAACAGCGCCTTCCCGCCGTCGGCCGGCAAGGCCGCCAGCGTTCCGAACTGA
- a CDS encoding murein hydrolase activator EnvC family protein has translation MTTAVETAPAAPATSPAEAEALKRKAEREAELAALTRDLEVSASRQREIEQEIAAIDRDTADINAAVLRTAGRIKGLEADLANTERRLQRLAENEDAVRASLWERRGTLAEVLASLQRIGRRPPPALAVRPADALAAVRSAILLNAIMPDLRIEAEALASDLEELTRLKISITAEKDRLAGDSMRLVEEQSRLELLISAKRQQRVTSADTLSEERRRSEELAGKAGSLKELIARLEAEIASARKAAEEAEQATEQRNANGRRPGDPFADPGRLAPAIAFAEAKGQLPRPVAGTMLKDFGQADDFGGVTEGQSISTRAGARVTAPNDGWVVYSGPFRSFGQLLILNAGDGYHVLLAGMDRIDVELGQFVLAGEPVGVMGSTHWASASTIGLGSTGPVLYVEFRKDGSAIDPTPWWARTEEEKVRG, from the coding sequence GTGACCACGGCGGTCGAAACCGCGCCGGCCGCGCCGGCCACGTCGCCCGCCGAGGCGGAGGCGCTGAAACGCAAGGCAGAGCGCGAGGCCGAACTGGCCGCGCTCACACGCGATCTTGAAGTCTCTGCCTCGCGGCAGCGCGAGATCGAACAGGAAATTGCCGCGATTGACCGCGATACTGCCGACATCAATGCGGCCGTCCTGCGGACAGCGGGCCGGATCAAGGGTCTGGAAGCAGACCTTGCCAACACGGAGCGGCGCTTGCAGCGGCTGGCGGAGAACGAGGATGCGGTGCGCGCCTCCCTCTGGGAGCGACGCGGCACGCTGGCCGAGGTGCTGGCCTCGCTGCAGCGCATCGGTCGCCGTCCGCCGCCGGCCCTGGCGGTCCGCCCGGCCGACGCGCTGGCGGCCGTGCGCTCGGCGATCCTGCTCAATGCCATCATGCCGGACCTGCGCATCGAGGCCGAGGCGCTCGCCTCCGATCTGGAGGAGCTGACGCGGCTGAAGATCTCGATCACCGCCGAAAAGGACCGTCTTGCCGGAGACTCGATGCGCCTGGTGGAGGAACAGTCCCGTCTGGAACTGCTGATCTCGGCCAAGCGCCAGCAGCGCGTCACGTCGGCCGACACCCTGTCGGAGGAGCGTCGACGCTCGGAGGAACTGGCCGGCAAGGCCGGTTCTCTCAAGGAATTGATCGCGCGCCTGGAGGCCGAGATCGCCTCCGCCCGCAAGGCGGCCGAAGAGGCGGAGCAGGCCACGGAACAGCGCAACGCCAACGGCCGGCGCCCCGGCGATCCCTTCGCGGACCCCGGTCGGCTGGCGCCTGCCATTGCCTTTGCGGAGGCAAAAGGCCAGCTTCCCCGCCCGGTTGCGGGCACGATGCTCAAGGATTTCGGCCAGGCCGACGACTTTGGCGGCGTCACCGAGGGCCAGTCGATCTCCACCCGCGCCGGCGCAAGGGTGACGGCCCCAAATGACGGCTGGGTGGTCTATTCCGGACCCTTCCGGTCGTTTGGCCAACTCTTGATCCTGAACGCCGGCGACGGCTATCATGTCCTCCTGGCTGGTATGGACAGGATCGACGTGGAACTGGGGCAGTTTGTGCTGGCAGGAGAGCCAGTGGGCGTAATGGGCTCCACGCATTGGGCAAGCGCGTCGACCATCGGTTTGGGATCGACCGGCCCCGTCCTGTATGTTGAATTCAGAAAAGATGGCAGTGCGATCGACCCAACCCCGTGGTGGGCCCGCACCGAGGAAGAAAAGGTACGCGGATGA
- the rlmH gene encoding 23S rRNA (pseudouridine(1915)-N(3))-methyltransferase RlmH, producing MRYVIAAVGRMKAGADRDLLDRYLDRARKTGKGLGVSAVDMLEHAESRAARAEDRKADEAAALLQALPARARLVVLDETGKTMTSPALAERLRGWMDEGTPEIVFAIGGADGHGDALRDRADVVLALGAMTWPHQIVRILIAEQIYRAFTIQAGHPYHRV from the coding sequence ATGCGCTACGTGATTGCCGCCGTCGGCCGGATGAAGGCCGGGGCGGACCGGGATCTTCTGGACCGCTATCTCGACCGCGCCCGCAAGACGGGCAAGGGGCTCGGCGTCAGTGCCGTCGACATGCTCGAGCATGCCGAGAGCCGGGCCGCCCGGGCCGAGGATCGCAAGGCGGACGAGGCGGCAGCGCTGCTGCAGGCCCTGCCGGCACGCGCCCGGCTCGTGGTGCTTGACGAGACGGGAAAGACCATGACCAGTCCGGCGCTGGCCGAACGGCTGCGTGGCTGGATGGACGAGGGCACTCCGGAGATCGTCTTTGCCATCGGCGGTGCCGACGGCCATGGCGATGCCCTGCGCGACCGCGCCGATGTGGTGCTCGCGCTCGGCGCCATGACCTGGCCGCACCAGATCGTGCGCATCCTGATCGCCGAACAGATCTACCGCGCCTTCACGATCCAGGCCGGGCATCCCTATCACCGGGTCTGA